Within Thermincola ferriacetica, the genomic segment AACGGCTTTAGGTTTTTGGGCGGCGGGTTAACAAAGACTACCGGGATTAAGGGTACCGTTGATAACGTGGTAGGTATTATTAAAGTTCTTAAGGAAACAACGGCTTCTATTGGTATCAGCTTAAATGACATTGATTTAATAAGGCTCAACGAAGCTACGCCGGTCATTGGCGATGTGGCCATGGAAACTATCACCGAAACTGTTATTACAGAGTCTACCATGATTGGCCATAATCCCGCCACTCCCGGTGGAGCAGGCTTAGGGATTGGGACAACTGTAAGGTTAAGTAACCTGGACGGATGCCCGCCCGGTAAACAAGTAATTGTGGTGGCTGACCAGGATGTGGATTTCCGTACTGTGGCTGAGCAGTTGAATAGGGCCGTTGCGCGGGGCGTGGATGTACAGGGGGCTATCCTGAAAAATGATGACGGGGTTTTGGTTGCTAACCGGCTGAATAAAATCATCCCTGTCATAGATGAAGTGGAATACATTGACCGCATCCCTTTAAATATGGAGGCGGCCGTGGAAGTTACGGCGCCGGGGGAAACAATCAAGGTCCTGGCCGACCCTTATGGGATAGCTACTGTATTTAAGTTAACGCCCGAAGAAACCAAGCTGATTGTACCGGTAGCCAGGGCGCTGATCGGTAACCGTTCAGCAGTGGTTATCAGAACCCCGCGGGGTGATGTGAAAACGAGGCGCATTCCTGCCGGCAAACTATCTATTCTGGGTGCACGACAGAGATTTGAAGTGGATATCCAGGCGGGTGCGGAAAAAGTCCAGGAAGTAATTGAGAGTGCCGGCAAACTGGAAGATGTCAGGGGAGAGCCCGGAACCAATGTCGGCGGTATGATCGAACGTATCAGGCATGTAATGAGCGACCTAACCAACCAACCGGTGCACAACATGAAGATTCAGGATATTTTGGCCGTAGATACCTTTATACCTCAGAAAGTCCAGGGTGCTCTGGCAGGCGAGTTTTCTCTGGAAAATGCCGTGGGACTGGCAGCCATGGTGAAAACCAACAAACTGCAGATGCAGGAAATCGCCGAAAAACTGGCCGGGGAATTAGGTATTAAAGTGGAAATTGCCGGCGTGGAGGCAGAGATGGCTGTACGTGGCGCCCTGACCACTCCGGGTTCGGACAGGCCCCTGGCCATTCTCGATATGGGGGGCGGTTCTACCGATGCAGCTATCATCGACAGAGAAGGCCACATCAATTCTGTGCATCTGGCCGGCGCCGGAGATATGGTCACTCTGCTGATTAATTCCGAACTTGGCCTGGACAATCCCGGGCTGGCGGAGGAAATCAAGCGGTATCCCTTAGCTAAGGTCGAGTCCTTGTATCATATCCGGACAGAAGACGGGAGCGTACAGTTTTTTGACAAGGCCCTCGACCCCAGGCTTTTTGCCAGGGTAGTAATCTTAAAAGAAAAGGGAGTTATGGAGCCTATTCCGGTCAAGGATTCCCTAGAAAAGATAAAACTGATCCGTCAGGAAGCCAAGAAAAAGGTGTTTGTGACCAATGCAGTCAGGGCATTACAGCGGGTGGCGCCCCACGGAAATATCCGTAATGTGGAATTTGTGGTTATGGTTGGCGGTTCAGCGCTGGACTTCGAAATTCCGGGATTTATCTCCGACCGTTTGGCTGAATACGGAGTAGTGGCGGGCCGCGGTAATATCAGGGGGCAGGCAGGACCGCGGAACGCGGTTGCCACCGGCTTGGTGCTCTCCTATGAAGAGGCAGGTGGCATAAATTGAATATGGAGCAGGAACTGGAACGCCGGCCTGTTATAAGTTTACTGCGCCCGCGTGGGTTGGACGCGGACAGGAAATTTTCGAAATTGGTTTCTGCCATAAAAGCCGGTATGGAAGAGGAATCAGTGCCGTGGCTGGAAGGAGAGGAAGACGGTACCTTAAGCGCCGCAGAACTGGCTTTGCGGGGAGCCCGCCAATCCAAACTGGGAGTAGGAATAGGGATAGACCCTGCCTGTTCCATAGCTGTTTATTTTAACCGTGGTGAAAATTCGGAGCCCCTGTTCCTGTTATCGGCGGATTGGGCTTCTGAAAAAGTGGCCAGGTTAGTGGGCACAAATGCGGCACGATTGGTGAAAAAAATACCTTTTAAAGATCTGGCCGGGTTAGGCCATAAACAGTAATGAAGGAGGGTAGTTATGATCAGACAAGCCCTCGGACTAATTGAGGCTGTGGGAATGCCGGCAGCAATTGCTGCGGCGGACGCTGCTGCCAAGGCCGCCAACATAAGGCTGCTGGGATATGAACTGACCAAGGGTGGCGGCCTGGTAACCGTAAAACTTGAGGGGGACGTTGCTGCTGTAAAAGCGGCTGTTGAAGCCGGAGCAGCGGAAGCCCGGCGGGTGCACGACGTCCGTTCGGTCCATGTAATACCGCGGCCTGCCGGAGATACCGGAAAAATGGTGCTGGCAGAGGGAGCGCTCCGGGAAGCAACAGCAGAATCTGAAACAGTAGATACAGAAACAAAAGACCCAATAAAAAGAGAAACAGGAGCAAGAGAACCTGAAGTGAGGCAAACGGGTAATGTGGAAGGCAATGCAATAAAAGCCAATGCTAACCCAACCGGGAGTGAGGAAAACGATTCAGGGACGAATGCAACAACTGCGCCCGGAGGTCCCGGCGAAAAGGGTGTAAAAACTACGGAGACAACAAGGGCCAGTATTCCTGATAAGACCGGTACGGGCGAGGAAACGGGCGGTCGGGATGAACCCGACGATGGGCCCAAAAACAGGGGCGCCAAGAAGAAAAATAAAAAGGGTTAAAGGTTGACATCTCTGACCCAATACGCAAATTAACAAGGACTTAAATCAAAAAAACTGCTTAAGGAGGGTTTTAAATGAAAGGCGAAGCTCTGGGAATGGTTGAAACAAAAGGGCTGGTTGGCGCCATTGAGGCTGCTGACGCCATGGTGAAAGCCGCTAATGTGACACTTATCGGTTATGAAAAAATAGGTTCAGGTCTGGTTACTGTGATGGTCAGGGGCGACGTAGGCGCTACCAAGGCAGCAACAGATGCCGGAGCAGCTGCTGCGGCAAAAGTTGGCGAACTGGTATCGGTGCACGTAATTCCAAGACCTCATACCGACGTAGAAAAGATTTTACCCAAGATTGGCTAAAGACGAAAAAATTCAATAAGGTCCCTGACAGGCGCCGTTGGCAGGCGCCTGTCACGGACCGGTAATTTGCAGGTGGTGCTATGATAACAGATGAAAACCAACTGGTACAGCAGGTTTTAGAAGAACTGACCAAAAAATTGCAGGGATTCAACTACAACCCCGCCGGCCCGGAGGAGGGCAGCCACGAGGAAGGTCTGGTGCCGATAGGAATCTCCAACCGGCATGTTCACCTGGCCAGCCAGGATGTCGATCTGTTGTTCGGACCCGGGTATGAACTGTCAGTGTTAAAGGAATTGCAGCCGGGGCAGTATGCGGCAAGAGAGACAGTTACTCTGGCCGGCCCCAAAGGTATTATTGAAAAAGTCAGGGTGCTGGGGCCTGTGCGCAAGAAAACCCAGGTTGAGATTTCCCGGGCCGACGGTTTCAAACTTGGGGTCAATCCGCCCGTGCGGGATTCAGGTGACCTGGAAGGTACGCCGGGGCTGATTATAATAGGGCCCCGGGGAGCTGTTACCCTGGAGAACGGTGTAATTATAGCCAGGCGGCATATTCACATGAGTCCCGGCGACGCAGAGCGTTTTGGCGTTCAGGACGGGTCCAGGGTCGATGTGGAAGTGCCCGGCCTCAGGGGGGTTATTTTTAAGAACGTTCTGGTGCGTGTCCACAAAGACTTCGAATTGGAGATGCATATTGACGTGGAAGAAGGCAATGCGGCCGGGTTAAACAACCAGGACAGGGTCAGGATTATCGGACCAAGCAGAGGAACTGATGATGATGATTGATTTTGAAAAGCCCAATGAATTGATTGCCCGGATGGAACAAAAAATTTTCTGCCCGGAAAGACCGGACTGTAAGGGCAAGCTTTATACCGGAATTGATTTGGGTACCGCCAATATCGTCGTTACCGTGCTGGATGAAAATAAACAACCCGTTGCAGGGGCCTTGCAGGAAGCCAGGGTGGTTAAAGACGGACTGGTAGTTGACTTCATAGGCGCCATCAACATTGTCAGGAAGCTGGTACAGCAGGTGGAAGAAAAACTCAGTAGGAGCCTGGAAGAAGCTGCTGTGGCCATTCCGCCGGGAACCAGGGCGGAAGATACCAGGGCTATCGTCAATGTGGTCCAGGCTGTCGGCCTCGAGGTGACCAATGTTGTTGATGAACCTACGGCTGCTGCAACTGTCCTGGGCATAAAAGATGGCGCCGTCGTGGATATCGGTGGAGGGACGACGGGAATTTCCATTCTGCGGGACGGCCATGTTATTTATGTGGCTGATGAACCGACGGGCGGCACTCATTTCAGCCTGGTCCTGGCCGGCGCTTACAATATAGGTTTTGAAGAAGCTGAACGGCTGAAGAGAGATCCTGACAAGTACGACCAGGTATTTCCTCTGGTAATTCCCGTTATAGAAAAAGTAGCTGATATAATCAATACCCATATTGCCGGAAGAGATGCCGGGCCCATTTTTCTGGTAGGCGGGACGGCCTGTTTGGAGGGCATTGAAAAAGTAATTTCACGGTACACCGGCTTACCGACAGTCAAGCCTTACAACCCCTTGCTGGTAACTCCGCTGGGTATCGCCATGCACTGTGCATAAGGGAGGTGGCGGCAGTGGAAATGCGAGAGTTAGTAAAATTAATTACCTCCGAAGTATTGAAACAATTAAACTGCCCTGCTCAGCAGGAAGTGCTGGTCCTGTTAACGGGGGGCAGAGCCATATGGCCCAGGGTTAAATTTAAACTGGAGGAAATGAAAAACCGCGGGATTGTTTTAAGGCCGGTCTTGTCAGAGGCGGCCAGCCGGATTTTTGACCCCCAGGAATTAAGCAGGATTTTCGGGGTAACCGAAAATCTTGAAAAAAACGAATTACTTGCCGCAGTAAAAAAATCGTCTCTGGTGATGCTGCCAACCCTGACTGTCAATACAGCCGCCAAGCTGGCCGGCGGGATTCAGGACACGGAGGTTACCTGTCTGGCCGGATGGGCTTTGATGATGGGAAAACCCGTAATAGCCGTCACCAATTCGGCTGATCCAGATTCTCCTGAACTGCAAAGATTAGGGCTCGCCGGCGGTAAACCTGAACATAAAGCCAGGCTCCGGGAAAATCTGAAATCGCTGGCCCGGTTTGGTGTCAAACTGGTGGAGGCAGATTACCTTCTACCAGGTGTCATGCAGGCCCTCGGTTGTGATCCCATTAACAATTCACGAAGGTTTAGAGTTGAAGGCGTGCTGACTTCGGCAAAAGTACAGGCTGCTGCCGCCGAAAACTATAAAATAATTGTTGCGAAAAATACCGTGGTTACCCCGTTAGCTAAAGAAACGGCAGCCGAGGCAGGCATCGAGATCTGCTATGAGTGATGATAGAAAGAGGTGCGGTGATGTATCTAGCAAAAGTTGTCGGAACGGTGGTTTCCACCAGTAAAGACCCTCGGCTCACCGGATGTAAACTGCTTCTGGTTGTGCCGGTAGCGCTCTATCCTCAAAAAGTAGAGTACCCACTGGTGGCTGTGGATTCTGTTGGTGCCGGTATTGGGGAAATGGTTCTTTGCGTTGACGGAAGTACTGCCAGGCGCGCTGTGACAGAAGAAAATGCCCCTATTGATTGCGCTATTGTCGGCATAATTGATGAAGTAGAGACTTGCGGTGATTTGCTGCAGCCGGAAAAACTGTCTCTTTTGGATGGTGAAAAGCAATTATGAAAATTTATACCAAAAAAGGAGACGGAGGAGAAACAACCTTATACAATGGGGACAAGGTTAGCAAGTGCAACCGGCGGGTGGATACTTATGGCACGGTGGATGAAGCCAATTCTTTTCTGGGCGCGGCAAAATCGCTTATTAAATACGAGGACATAAAAAAAATAATTCATCAAATACAGCAGGAGCTGTTTGTGGTAAGCGCTGAGCTGGCCACTCCTGATTCTGCCATGCAGCTTCCTGCCAGAATCCATTATGAACATGTAGAGCGTCTGGAAACATTGATTGACCAATTTACCAAAGAATGTGGCGGGGTCAGAGGTTTTGTAACGCCGGGAGAAAGTCTGGCGGCTTCCTTCCTTGATATAAGCCGAACCGTGGTAAGGCGGATGGAGAGGCTCTTAACCGGTCTTGCCGTTAAGGACCAGATAAATGCCAATTTGTTAGCATATATAAACCGACTTTCAGACCTGTTATTTATAATGGCCAGGGTTGTTGGCCGGCGGGAAACAAAAGAACTCGTAACCAGGTTAGTACTTCGCGAGCTGGAAAGGTACAGCCCTTTACCAAACACCGGCAAAGGGGGGGAGGAAATGAAACTGACTTTGGAACAGGCCCAAAAAGTGATAGCGAAGGCGCAGGAAGAGGCTGAAAAAATAGGTATACCAATGGTCATTGCTGTAGTAGACGACGGCGGGAACCTAAAAAGCTTTCAACGCATGGATGAAGCTTTGTTGGCCAGTGTGGACATAGCAATTAACAAGGCTTATACAGCGCTTGCCCTTAAGATGCCTACCCATCAACTGGCGGAGATTGCTCAACCGGGCCAGGAACTGTACGGCATTGAAGTTACTAATAGGGGCCGCATAGTCACCTTTGGCGGTGGATACCCCATTTATCTGGATGGTTCTCTGGTTGGGGCCATCGGTGTGAGCGGCGGGAGCGTCGAACAGGACAAGCAGGTGGCCGAGGCAGGCATCAAGGCTTTAAATTAACGACTGAGAGGTGAAATAATACATGGCCATTGAAGCGTATCAAATAGAAAAGATTGTTGAGGAAGTTATGAAAAAGATGGTTTCCGGAGGTTCCGGGGACAGCTTTGCCGGCAAAGCCAAGGGAATTTTTGAGTCCGTTGACGAGGCTGTAAAAGCAGCTAAAGCGGCCCAAAAAGAACTGGTCGCTATGCGGATTGAAAAACGGGAAATGCTTTTAAAGGCAATGCGGGAAGCCGCTATAGCCCATGCCGAAGAACTGGCCCGGCTGGCAGTTGAAGAAACGGGGATGGGGAGAGTAACGGATAAGATTATTAAAAACCGTGTTGCTGCAGAGAAAACACCCGGTACAGAAAACCTGCAGCCAAGCGCCGTCACCGGTGACAGGGGATTGACCCTCATCGAAAGGGCTCCCTACGGTGTTATTGGGGCCATCACTCCTTCCACTAACCCTTGTGCAACAGTTATAAACAACAGTATCAGCATGGTAGCTGCCGGTAATTCTGTTGTTTTCAGTGTTCATCCGGGGGCCAAAAAGGCTTCGCTTTTAACAGTAGAGATTCTTAACGAAGCTATTGAAAAGGCGGGTGGGCCGGCTAATGTTCTGACAGCAGTTGCCAGTCCGTCCCTTGAAAACACAAATGCTTTGATGAAACATCCGGATATCAAACTTCTTGTGGCTACCGGCGGTCCGGGGCTGGTGAAGGCGGTCTTATCATCAGGTAAAAAGGCCATTGGGGCAGGAGCAGGCAACCCGCCGGCGCTGGTAGACGAGACAGCCGACCTGGAGAGGGCAGCCAAAAGCATTGTAGCCGGTGCTTCGTTTGATAATAATTTGCCTTGTATAGCTGAAAAAGAAGTAATTGTGGTGGACTATGTGGCCAACCAGTTGATCTCCTACATGAAACAGAACGGTGCATACCTGGCTAATGACAGGGAAATTAAAGCCTTGATGGATTTGGTACTGACTAAGAACGAGAACCTAAAGGCAGAAGGATGCACTGTAAAGCCGGAAAAGCTTTATGGAGGTATTAACAAAGAATATGTCGGGAAAGACGCCGCTTACATCATGAAGAAAATTGGAGTTGATATTCCCGAAGACACCAAATTAATTATTTGTGAAGTGGATGAAGACCACCCCTTTGTCCTGGAAGAACTGATGATGCCTATTCTCCCGATTGTGCGGGTGCCTAACGTGCAAAAGGCCATAGAAGTCGGTGTTCGGGTTGAGCACGGCAACCGCCATACAGCGGTAATGCATTCGCAAAATATTGATAACCTGAGCGCTTTCGCCAGGGCAATACAAACCACAATTTTTGTGAAAAACGGGCCATCCTATGCCGGTATCGGTATAGGCGGTGAAGGGTATACCACCTTCACCATTGCAGGCCCTACAGGCGAAGGACTTACCGCCGCCAGCAGCTTTACCAGGCAGCGCCGCTGTGTATTAGTTGACGGTTTCTCCATTGTTTAGATGGGCAGGTGAAGTGAGATGTCTAAAGAAGCCATTGCGGCGATTCAGAAAGCCGGAGTAGTGGGAGCAGGTGGCGCCGGGTTCCCGGCTTATAAGAAACTGGATGCGAAAGTAGATGTAGTTGTCGTCAACGGCGCTGAGTGTGAGCCTTTACTGCGGGTTGACCAGCAGTTAATGGAAAAAGAGGCCCGTTTCCTGACGGACAGCCTGTTAAAGGTTTTGGAGATAACAGGAGCTTCCAAAGGTATATTTGCTCTCAAAGCCAAGTACACGGCAGCGGTCGAGGCCCTCGAAAAAGCCATTAAAGGTTCCGGCAAAATTGAATTAAAGCTGTTAGGGGATTTTTACCCGGCAGGAGACGAGCAGGTTTTGCTCTATGAAGCTACGGGGAGGATAGTACCTGAGGGTGGCATTCCAGTGCACGTGGGAGCAGTTGTTACCAATGTGGAAACCTTGTTAAATGTCGGACATGCTTTGGCCGGCAAACCTGTAACGGAGAAATATGTTACTGTTACAGGCGCCGTGGAGAAGCCCCTGACGGTGAAGGTGCCTGTTGGTATCAGTGTACGGGAATTAGTTGAAACAGCTAATCCTGTGCCGGAAAAGTACAAGGTGATTGAGGGCGGTCCTATGATGGGCACCGTCCTGGAGAACCCAGACAAACCGGTGACAAAAATCACCAAAGGTTTGATTGTACTGCCGGAAAACCACTCACTACTTGCCAGAAAAGAAATAACCATGACCCATACTCTAAACCGGGCCAGGTCCGTTTGCTGCCAGTGCAACAAATGCACGGAAATTTGCCCCAGATACCTCTTAGGCCACAGGATGAAACCCCACCGGGTCATGCGGGCCGTGGGACAGGGTATCGGTGGTCTGGCCGGTGATTTGGCCATGGCATTCCTTTGCTGCCAGTGCGGGGCCTGTGAGATTTACGGTTGTGATATGGGCCTGGCGCCTAACCGAATAAACGCGGAACTGAAGAAGCAGTTGCAGGCGGCAGGACTTAAGAATCCTTACAGTAACGCCACACTGCAGGCTAATGCTGACCGGGAAATGAAGAAAATTCCTGTAAAAAGGCTGATAATAAGGTTAAATTTGGAATCCTATAACCTGCCGGCTCCTCTTAGCCCGAAAAGCTTCAGTACAAATAGGGTGACCCTTCCGCTGTCACAGCATATTGGCGCTCCCGCCAAACCGGTAGTAAGGCCCGGTGATTCGGTCAAATGCGGAGACCTGATAGCTGAAGCCCCGGAAGGCGCTTTGAGTGTTCCCCTTCATGCAAGTATAAATGGCCGGGTAGCCATGGTCACAGAAAAAGAAATTGTAATAGAGAACTAAAGGAGGTGGAACAATGAAAGCGGCAATAGGTTTACTGGAAATGAAGAGCATTGCCCGGGGTATTACTGCCGCCGATGAGATGGTAAAGGCGGCTGACGTTAAATTACTGCAGGCCATGCCTGTCTGTCCGGGTAAGTTTATAGCCCTGGTGGCAGGAGATGTGGGAGCTGTACAGAGCTCTATAAAAGCAGGGATGGCCCGTGCCGCTGACCAGGTGATAGATACCCTGATTTTGCCCAATGTACACAGGTCAGTTTTCCCCGCCTTATCGGGAACCAACGCCATTGAGAAGATTCGGTCCCTTGGCATTGTGGAGACTTATTCGGTCGCTTCAGCCATTACCGCCGCTGACGTTGCCGCCAAAGCAGCCAGTGTGGATTTGCTGGAAGTGAGGCTGGCCCGGGGGCTGGGAGGCAAGAGTTTTTTTCTCCTGAGCGGAGAAGTAAGCGCTATAAAGTCAAGTATCAATGCAGCGGTGCAAAAGCTGCGGGAGGACGGGTTTTATGCCGGAGCGGAATTTATTGCGGCGCCGCATAAAGATCTGCTCGCCGCATTAAATTAAATTCATTTTATCAAATTCAAAAAGTTAAGGAGGTAATTCAAATGGCTCAGAAAATCATGATTTCTCCAGGTCGTTATGTACAGGGTGAGGGTGCTATCAGGCAGATCGGTGAACAAGTGAAAAGCCTTGGTAAATTTGCTCTGGTTATAGGGGACAAGATTGCCCTGCCCCTCACTAGGGAAGATGTCCAGAAAAGCCTGCAGGACAATGGGATCAATTTTAAGTTCGAAGAGTTCGGCGGCGAGTGCTCAATGCAGGAAATCAACCGCCTAAAGGCCATTGGTGAAGAGGTAAAAGCAGATGTAATAATTGGCATCGGTGGAGGAAAAACCCTCGACACTGCCAAGGCAGTGGCTTACTACATGAACCTCCCTGTGGTGATCGTCCCGACCATTGCCTCCACTGACGCTCCCTGCAGCGCTCTGTCGGTAATTTATACTCCCGAGGGGATATTTGAGAGTTACCTGATTTTACCCGCTAACCCCAATTTGGTACTGGTTGATACCGGCATAGTGGCTAAGGCGCCTGTACGCCTCCTGGTTGCCGGAATGGGTGATGCCCTGGCTACCTGGTTTGAAGCTGACGCCTGTGCCAAGGCTGCGGCCAAAAATATGCCCGGTGGTGCTGCTACCCAGTCGGCCCTTGCCCTGGCCAGGTTATGCTACCAGTTGTTAATTGATTATGGTTACAGGGCCAAGTTGGCAGTAGAAAAGGGTGTGGCTACTGAAGATGTTGAAAAAGTGGTCGAGGCCAATACCCTGTTAAGCGGCCTTGGTTTTGAAAGCGGCGGCCTGGCCGCAGCCCACGCCGTACACAACGGCCTTACCGCGCTGGAAGAAACTCATCATTATTTCCATGGTGAGAAGGTTGCTTTTGGAACCCTGGTGCAAATGATTATGGAAAACCGCAGCAATGAGGAATTGCATGAGGTTCTGGAGTTCTGCGTTTCTGTGGGACTGCCTGTAACATTAAGACAAATTGGTGTAACGGAAGTTACTCCCGAGAAAATCAGGAAAGTTGCTGAAATGTCCTGTGCAGAGGGGGAAACAATCTATAACATGCCGTTCCCCGTAACTCCTGATTTGGTATACAACGCCATTTTAGCGGCCGATGCCATTGGCGAAGCTTTTCTGGCTGAATAATCTTACTGAAAATATTGTTGCATACATTACTGAAGCTTCCGGGTTTGCCCGGAAGCTTCTTTCTAAAAAAACAAAGGGTT encodes:
- a CDS encoding diol dehydratase reactivase subunit alpha; its protein translation is MGAKIIAGVDVGNSTTEVAIAEYFNGFRFLGGGLTKTTGIKGTVDNVVGIIKVLKETTASIGISLNDIDLIRLNEATPVIGDVAMETITETVITESTMIGHNPATPGGAGLGIGTTVRLSNLDGCPPGKQVIVVADQDVDFRTVAEQLNRAVARGVDVQGAILKNDDGVLVANRLNKIIPVIDEVEYIDRIPLNMEAAVEVTAPGETIKVLADPYGIATVFKLTPEETKLIVPVARALIGNRSAVVIRTPRGDVKTRRIPAGKLSILGARQRFEVDIQAGAEKVQEVIESAGKLEDVRGEPGTNVGGMIERIRHVMSDLTNQPVHNMKIQDILAVDTFIPQKVQGALAGEFSLENAVGLAAMVKTNKLQMQEIAEKLAGELGIKVEIAGVEAEMAVRGALTTPGSDRPLAILDMGGGSTDAAIIDREGHINSVHLAGAGDMVTLLINSELGLDNPGLAEEIKRYPLAKVESLYHIRTEDGSVQFFDKALDPRLFARVVILKEKGVMEPIPVKDSLEKIKLIRQEAKKKVFVTNAVRALQRVAPHGNIRNVEFVVMVGGSALDFEIPGFISDRLAEYGVVAGRGNIRGQAGPRNAVATGLVLSYEEAGGIN
- a CDS encoding glycerol dehydratase reactivase beta/small subunit family protein, with the protein product MEQELERRPVISLLRPRGLDADRKFSKLVSAIKAGMEEESVPWLEGEEDGTLSAAELALRGARQSKLGVGIGIDPACSIAVYFNRGENSEPLFLLSADWASEKVARLVGTNAARLVKKIPFKDLAGLGHKQ
- a CDS encoding BMC domain-containing protein; amino-acid sequence: MIRQALGLIEAVGMPAAIAAADAAAKAANIRLLGYELTKGGGLVTVKLEGDVAAVKAAVEAGAAEARRVHDVRSVHVIPRPAGDTGKMVLAEGALREATAESETVDTETKDPIKRETGAREPEVRQTGNVEGNAIKANANPTGSEENDSGTNATTAPGGPGEKGVKTTETTRASIPDKTGTGEETGGRDEPDDGPKNRGAKKKNKKG
- the pduA gene encoding propanediol utilization microcompartment protein PduA; translated protein: MKGEALGMVETKGLVGAIEAADAMVKAANVTLIGYEKIGSGLVTVMVRGDVGATKAATDAGAAAAAKVGELVSVHVIPRPHTDVEKILPKIG
- a CDS encoding phosphate propanoyltransferase; the encoded protein is MITDENQLVQQVLEELTKKLQGFNYNPAGPEEGSHEEGLVPIGISNRHVHLASQDVDLLFGPGYELSVLKELQPGQYAARETVTLAGPKGIIEKVRVLGPVRKKTQVEISRADGFKLGVNPPVRDSGDLEGTPGLIIIGPRGAVTLENGVIIARRHIHMSPGDAERFGVQDGSRVDVEVPGLRGVIFKNVLVRVHKDFELEMHIDVEEGNAAGLNNQDRVRIIGPSRGTDDDD
- the eutJ gene encoding ethanolamine utilization protein EutJ, with protein sequence MEQKIFCPERPDCKGKLYTGIDLGTANIVVTVLDENKQPVAGALQEARVVKDGLVVDFIGAINIVRKLVQQVEEKLSRSLEEAAVAIPPGTRAEDTRAIVNVVQAVGLEVTNVVDEPTAAATVLGIKDGAVVDIGGGTTGISILRDGHVIYVADEPTGGTHFSLVLAGAYNIGFEEAERLKRDPDKYDQVFPLVIPVIEKVADIINTHIAGRDAGPIFLVGGTACLEGIEKVISRYTGLPTVKPYNPLLVTPLGIAMHCA
- a CDS encoding flavoprotein, whose product is MRELVKLITSEVLKQLNCPAQQEVLVLLTGGRAIWPRVKFKLEEMKNRGIVLRPVLSEAASRIFDPQELSRIFGVTENLEKNELLAAVKKSSLVMLPTLTVNTAAKLAGGIQDTEVTCLAGWALMMGKPVIAVTNSADPDSPELQRLGLAGGKPEHKARLRENLKSLARFGVKLVEADYLLPGVMQALGCDPINNSRRFRVEGVLTSAKVQAAAAENYKIIVAKNTVVTPLAKETAAEAGIEICYE
- a CDS encoding EutN/CcmL family microcompartment protein, which translates into the protein MYLAKVVGTVVSTSKDPRLTGCKLLLVVPVALYPQKVEYPLVAVDSVGAGIGEMVLCVDGSTARRAVTEENAPIDCAIVGIIDEVETCGDLLQPEKLSLLDGEKQL
- a CDS encoding cob(I)yrinic acid a,c-diamide adenosyltransferase — its product is MKIYTKKGDGGETTLYNGDKVSKCNRRVDTYGTVDEANSFLGAAKSLIKYEDIKKIIHQIQQELFVVSAELATPDSAMQLPARIHYEHVERLETLIDQFTKECGGVRGFVTPGESLAASFLDISRTVVRRMERLLTGLAVKDQINANLLAYINRLSDLLFIMARVVGRRETKELVTRLVLRELERYSPLPNTGKGGEEMKLTLEQAQKVIAKAQEEAEKIGIPMVIAVVDDGGNLKSFQRMDEALLASVDIAINKAYTALALKMPTHQLAEIAQPGQELYGIEVTNRGRIVTFGGGYPIYLDGSLVGAIGVSGGSVEQDKQVAEAGIKALN
- a CDS encoding aldehyde dehydrogenase family protein, which produces MAIEAYQIEKIVEEVMKKMVSGGSGDSFAGKAKGIFESVDEAVKAAKAAQKELVAMRIEKREMLLKAMREAAIAHAEELARLAVEETGMGRVTDKIIKNRVAAEKTPGTENLQPSAVTGDRGLTLIERAPYGVIGAITPSTNPCATVINNSISMVAAGNSVVFSVHPGAKKASLLTVEILNEAIEKAGGPANVLTAVASPSLENTNALMKHPDIKLLVATGGPGLVKAVLSSGKKAIGAGAGNPPALVDETADLERAAKSIVAGASFDNNLPCIAEKEVIVVDYVANQLISYMKQNGAYLANDREIKALMDLVLTKNENLKAEGCTVKPEKLYGGINKEYVGKDAAYIMKKIGVDIPEDTKLIICEVDEDHPFVLEELMMPILPIVRVPNVQKAIEVGVRVEHGNRHTAVMHSQNIDNLSAFARAIQTTIFVKNGPSYAGIGIGGEGYTTFTIAGPTGEGLTAASSFTRQRRCVLVDGFSIV
- a CDS encoding 4Fe-4S dicluster domain-containing protein, with the translated sequence MSKEAIAAIQKAGVVGAGGAGFPAYKKLDAKVDVVVVNGAECEPLLRVDQQLMEKEARFLTDSLLKVLEITGASKGIFALKAKYTAAVEALEKAIKGSGKIELKLLGDFYPAGDEQVLLYEATGRIVPEGGIPVHVGAVVTNVETLLNVGHALAGKPVTEKYVTVTGAVEKPLTVKVPVGISVRELVETANPVPEKYKVIEGGPMMGTVLENPDKPVTKITKGLIVLPENHSLLARKEITMTHTLNRARSVCCQCNKCTEICPRYLLGHRMKPHRVMRAVGQGIGGLAGDLAMAFLCCQCGACEIYGCDMGLAPNRINAELKKQLQAAGLKNPYSNATLQANADREMKKIPVKRLIIRLNLESYNLPAPLSPKSFSTNRVTLPLSQHIGAPAKPVVRPGDSVKCGDLIAEAPEGALSVPLHASINGRVAMVTEKEIVIEN
- a CDS encoding BMC domain-containing protein, which gives rise to MKAAIGLLEMKSIARGITAADEMVKAADVKLLQAMPVCPGKFIALVAGDVGAVQSSIKAGMARAADQVIDTLILPNVHRSVFPALSGTNAIEKIRSLGIVETYSVASAITAADVAAKAASVDLLEVRLARGLGGKSFFLLSGEVSAIKSSINAAVQKLREDGFYAGAEFIAAPHKDLLAALN